The following proteins come from a genomic window of Pyxidicoccus sp. MSG2:
- a CDS encoding alpha/beta hydrolase: protein MWGLGVVLLAVAGVLGLKAFRTYRYQAAVLRPAPSSAPVPEALRALRLRDVTLKTPQGLEVRGWYVPPTRGSAIVFVHGSPSTRLDLVREAEELARRGHGALLIDMPGHGESRGPPTWGAEHRAALESALDFLTHQPEVDASRIGVFGFSMGCAVAARVAADDKRVAAVALAGAFTRLEDQLRYEFRAWGPITYLPAIAANRDAGLALDELHNEDFVPRLSPRPVLFIAGTADRAVPPAMAERLHALSGEPRDLLLVPGAGHGHYADAGGEAYLSRVGAFFDHALAPRS from the coding sequence ATGTGGGGACTCGGGGTGGTGCTGCTCGCGGTGGCGGGAGTCCTCGGGCTCAAGGCCTTCCGAACGTATCGCTACCAGGCGGCCGTGCTGCGCCCCGCTCCCTCGTCCGCCCCGGTGCCTGAAGCCCTGCGGGCCCTGCGACTGCGCGACGTCACCCTGAAGACGCCACAGGGGCTGGAGGTCCGTGGCTGGTACGTACCGCCCACGCGTGGCTCGGCCATCGTCTTCGTGCACGGCTCACCGTCGACGCGGCTCGACCTGGTGCGAGAAGCGGAGGAACTGGCGCGGCGCGGACATGGAGCGCTGCTCATCGACATGCCGGGCCATGGAGAGAGCCGCGGGCCACCCACCTGGGGCGCCGAGCATCGGGCCGCGCTGGAGAGCGCGCTCGACTTCCTCACGCATCAACCCGAGGTGGACGCCTCGCGCATTGGCGTCTTCGGCTTCTCCATGGGCTGTGCCGTGGCGGCGCGCGTGGCGGCGGACGACAAGCGCGTCGCGGCCGTGGCGTTGGCCGGCGCGTTCACCCGCCTGGAGGACCAGCTCCGCTACGAGTTCCGAGCGTGGGGGCCGATTACGTACCTGCCGGCCATCGCCGCCAACCGGGACGCGGGGCTGGCCCTGGATGAGCTTCACAACGAGGACTTCGTGCCCCGCCTGTCGCCAAGGCCGGTGCTCTTCATCGCCGGCACGGCGGACCGGGCCGTGCCGCCCGCCATGGCGGAGCGGCTCCATGCGCTGTCGGGCGAGCCCCGCGACTTGCTGCTCGTGCCGGGCGCGGGGCACGGCCACTACGCTGACGCGGGCGGAGAGGCGTACCTCTCCCGGGTGGGTGCCTTCTTCGACCACGCCCTGGCGCCGCGCTCGTGA
- a CDS encoding protocatechuate 3,4-dioxygenase, with protein sequence MNNDAKKNLIAEVVTRRKVLRGMGMALAALPLARLVMACGEGTDGPEGDTGTDASTDTTADSGTGADAGTGSAGNWATGGTAAMTAAASYPDPFSSGIGTACTLTCAATLGPCYATTVDRKDISEGHDGLPVRLALLVVDEACKPVPGASVDIWHAAPEGLYSGEDASDFCTSGDATARAARWFRGVQTTDANGRVDFDTCFPGWYSSRTIHIHFTIRVNGNEYVTSQLFFEDSLDDEIVNTQPLYNARGARDTTNSDDTVISADSVADYVFQTERMADGAMLAWKTLVIRSSLDTAQCQVPGGSGGPGGPGGDGGMGPPPGWDGGMPPPPPGGG encoded by the coding sequence ATGAACAACGACGCCAAGAAGAACCTCATTGCGGAGGTCGTGACACGCCGGAAGGTGCTGCGCGGCATGGGCATGGCGCTGGCGGCCCTGCCGCTCGCCCGGCTCGTCATGGCGTGCGGCGAGGGGACGGACGGACCGGAGGGCGACACCGGCACCGACGCGAGCACGGACACGACGGCCGACTCCGGCACGGGTGCCGACGCGGGCACCGGCTCCGCCGGGAATTGGGCCACCGGTGGAACCGCCGCGATGACGGCGGCCGCCTCGTATCCCGACCCGTTCTCCTCGGGCATCGGCACGGCGTGCACCCTCACGTGCGCGGCCACGCTGGGCCCCTGCTATGCGACCACTGTCGACCGCAAGGACATCAGCGAGGGCCATGACGGGCTGCCCGTGCGGCTCGCGCTCCTCGTGGTGGACGAGGCCTGCAAGCCGGTGCCGGGCGCCTCCGTCGACATCTGGCATGCCGCTCCCGAGGGGCTCTACTCGGGTGAGGATGCGAGCGACTTCTGCACCTCGGGGGATGCCACGGCGCGGGCCGCGCGGTGGTTCCGCGGCGTGCAGACGACGGATGCGAACGGCCGGGTGGACTTCGATACCTGCTTCCCCGGCTGGTACAGCAGCCGCACCATCCACATCCACTTCACCATCCGCGTCAACGGCAACGAGTACGTCACGTCGCAGCTCTTCTTCGAGGACTCCCTCGACGACGAGATCGTCAACACCCAGCCGCTCTACAATGCGCGCGGCGCACGGGACACGACCAACAGCGACGACACCGTCATCTCCGCGGACTCGGTGGCCGACTACGTGTTCCAGACCGAGCGCATGGCGGATGGCGCGATGCTGGCCTGGAAGACCCTGGTCATCCGCTCGTCGCTCGACACGGCGCAGTGCCAGGTGCCCGGTGGCAGCGGTGGACCGGGTGGCCCGGGCGGGGATGGCGGTATGGGCCCGCCCCCCGGCTGGGATGGCGGCATGCCGCCTCCGCCTCCCGGTGGAGGGTGA
- a CDS encoding response regulator transcription factor — MGERILLVEDDAQLGAQIVEHLRGAGFEPTWWREGRLLTPEGLPEVSLVVLDLMLPGTYGLDMLKALRTFSEVPVLILSARNDTLDKVRALKLGADDYMTKPFWPEELIERVRARLRRPSLQKADAVVELGPLRVDLQAHEVSLHGQPVELTRVEFALLAALARRPREAVTRQWLVEHVLDPEREGTERTLDVHVSRLRRKLGAQHGVETVWGVGYRLVPGDGT, encoded by the coding sequence ATGGGGGAGCGCATCCTGCTCGTCGAGGACGACGCACAGCTCGGCGCGCAGATTGTCGAGCACCTGCGCGGCGCGGGCTTCGAGCCCACGTGGTGGCGGGAGGGCCGGCTGCTGACCCCCGAGGGCCTGCCCGAGGTGAGCCTCGTGGTGCTCGACCTGATGCTGCCCGGCACCTACGGCCTGGACATGCTCAAGGCCCTCCGGACCTTCTCCGAGGTGCCCGTCCTCATCCTGAGCGCGCGCAACGACACCCTCGACAAGGTGCGGGCGCTGAAGCTTGGCGCGGACGACTACATGACCAAGCCCTTCTGGCCGGAGGAGCTCATCGAGCGGGTGCGCGCGCGCCTTCGCCGGCCGTCGCTCCAGAAGGCGGACGCCGTCGTCGAGTTGGGGCCGCTGCGCGTGGACCTCCAGGCCCACGAGGTGTCCCTGCACGGGCAGCCCGTGGAGTTGACGCGCGTGGAGTTCGCGCTGCTCGCGGCGCTGGCCCGGCGTCCCCGCGAGGCGGTGACGCGTCAGTGGCTGGTGGAGCACGTGCTGGACCCGGAGCGCGAGGGCACCGAGCGGACGCTGGACGTCCACGTGTCGCGGCTGCGGCGGAAGTTGGGGGCGCAGCACGGGGTGGAAACGGTGTGGGGTGTGGGCTACCGGCTGGTTCCGGGGGATGGCACTTGA
- a CDS encoding sensor histidine kinase — MKLRLRLALTVVAVTVPVVAGLSLAQRSLRLRSQEEVLEASTLAQMQAGERERCEAAPGSWTVRRGPPPREPSRPPGGPEGGGRAPAREPPSENGPGGPSGQRPRPDLGPPPDFGPGRSGRPPPAFAHFPYDDRFVSSNPSAPIISEDVQQAVRSGESAVVRRSTREGRAVLEVLLRMPWEGGPCAYVLARRVEGPGAPTEGVPPPEVLLVPLLAVVAVVVAVGPVVRRVRQLTGEVRASAVSRYQQPVSVRGNDEVAELARAFQEARAEIQSQLSQQEAREQALRDFLANTMHDVMTPLTVLQGHLSTLQQRTGRGETSESTVLASAMGEAHYIASLVHNLAAAARLEAGAPQVQRAPVDLNAVIARVIARHQPIARQRRISLESGVPEAPVWVSGDVTLIEQAVSNVVFNGIHHGHEDGHVAVVLESPRQGRFHLRVIDDGPGIPEEERSRLLERSFRGNAARTRGLEGQGLGLHITHHVAQVHGWTLSLLPSEYGGLEVGLEGEVSGG, encoded by the coding sequence TTGAAGCTGCGACTGCGCCTGGCGCTGACGGTGGTGGCGGTGACGGTTCCCGTCGTCGCGGGACTGAGCCTGGCCCAGCGCTCGCTGCGGCTGCGGAGTCAGGAGGAGGTGCTCGAAGCCTCCACGCTCGCGCAGATGCAGGCGGGGGAGCGGGAGCGCTGCGAGGCCGCTCCCGGGTCGTGGACGGTGCGCAGGGGGCCGCCTCCGCGTGAGCCATCCCGGCCACCCGGTGGGCCCGAGGGAGGTGGGAGGGCTCCAGCGCGTGAGCCTCCTTCCGAGAATGGTCCGGGAGGGCCCTCCGGGCAGCGGCCTCGTCCGGACCTGGGTCCGCCCCCCGACTTCGGACCGGGGCGCTCCGGGCGGCCGCCGCCCGCCTTCGCTCACTTTCCCTATGACGACCGGTTTGTCTCCAGCAACCCGTCCGCCCCCATCATCTCCGAGGATGTCCAGCAGGCGGTCCGCTCGGGAGAGAGCGCGGTCGTCCGCCGCTCGACGCGAGAGGGGCGCGCCGTCCTGGAGGTGCTGCTGCGCATGCCCTGGGAGGGCGGGCCCTGTGCCTATGTCCTCGCGCGGCGTGTGGAAGGTCCGGGCGCACCGACCGAGGGCGTACCGCCCCCCGAAGTGCTGCTCGTGCCACTGCTCGCCGTCGTGGCCGTGGTGGTGGCGGTGGGGCCCGTCGTCCGGCGCGTCCGACAGCTCACCGGAGAGGTGCGGGCCTCCGCCGTCAGTCGCTACCAGCAGCCCGTCTCCGTGCGCGGCAACGACGAGGTCGCCGAACTGGCGCGGGCCTTCCAGGAGGCTCGCGCGGAAATCCAGAGCCAGTTGTCGCAGCAGGAGGCTCGCGAGCAGGCGCTGCGGGACTTTCTCGCCAACACCATGCACGACGTGATGACGCCGCTCACCGTGCTCCAGGGGCACCTGTCTACCCTTCAGCAGCGCACCGGGCGCGGAGAGACCTCGGAATCGACGGTGCTGGCATCCGCGATGGGGGAAGCCCACTACATCGCCTCGCTGGTGCACAACCTGGCGGCGGCCGCGCGGCTCGAGGCCGGGGCGCCGCAGGTCCAGCGCGCTCCGGTGGACCTGAACGCCGTCATCGCCCGCGTCATCGCTCGGCACCAGCCCATCGCGCGGCAGCGGCGCATCTCCCTGGAGAGCGGCGTGCCCGAGGCCCCCGTCTGGGTGAGTGGCGACGTCACACTCATCGAGCAGGCGGTGAGCAACGTCGTCTTCAACGGCATCCACCACGGCCACGAGGACGGGCACGTGGCGGTGGTGCTGGAGAGCCCGCGCCAGGGCCGCTTCCACCTGCGCGTCATCGACGACGGGCCGGGCATCCCCGAGGAGGAGCGCTCACGGTTGCTGGAGCGCAGCTTCCGGGGCAATGCCGCGCGGACACGGGGCCTCGAAGGGCAGGGGCTGGGCCTGCACATCACCCACCATGTCGCGCAGGTCCATGGGTGGACACTGTCACTGTTGCCATCGGAGTACGGCGGGCTGGAAGTGGGTTTGGAGGGCGAGGTATCGGGCGGGTAG
- a CDS encoding Ig-like domain repeat protein — translation MHPFRFTAPVSIRACAVLLTLLCARAHAQAEPTSVTIVGTFQSELGCPGDWDPACSSTSLERNAVDGVWRRLYTVPGGPQEFKVALNGSWEENYGANARRDGDNLLFSHTEDFIGVKFYYDPVTHWVTNSTLTPIAVLAGSLQSELGCPGDWDPACMLTWLKDIDGDGEQALRIPSLPANTYELKIAHHESWEENYGLNGERDGANIPITVPAPGQEIEFTYFSWNHVLVIHVAAPTATTLTVSPNPSRLDEPVTLTARVTVTEGVGVPTGFVTFRVEGEELDTVSVGPGGVATLTVPTFPSGTAALSADYHGIYNFSRSVPVILETGEQTTTTLTVTPGSATAYGEQVTLEATVMRAAPDTGPARGDVVFLSGDTVLGSTPVDDSGHASFSISTLRAGAHVLHALFSPQSPFIPSSDQATHTVNRAATEVFLGSDGAMRPVGLPITFTAVVQHSGPAPRPPSGSVSFQAVAGGVTQELGTSALSAQGEASIVVSGLPMGTYAVTATYSGDDGFQSATSAVFTQVVTFVQTQTVITVSPATSVYGQPVDIQVEVRPETAVEQTPSGQVLIQSSDADEPGLEVLLTLDAAGRASLRTALPEPGEYSVAANYEGGGVFRGSMSNAASVTVKRGASQVALSSSLLHSDSGQAVTFIALVGAAPPAAGTPGGSMTFLDGTTALATVPVNAQGAASHTTATLTPGEHGITAAYSGDPRFEPNTSAVVVQVVSAPEPQDAGPGDQDGGSAPDSGSSADGGTGESDAGPGDVDAGPAPDAGGGDTDAGSAPDAGSGGTDAGSSHEDAGSAPDAGGSNTDAGTGDTDAGPGNTDAGPGDTDAGTGNEDAGSTPGNDAGTQVPDAGTGSGNADAGTPDAPGDETASGCGCGAGTGGGSPLLLLGMWMGLTAIQSRRRSSRQTGG, via the coding sequence ATGCATCCATTCCGTTTCACCGCTCCGGTGTCCATCCGGGCATGCGCCGTGCTGCTCACCCTGCTCTGCGCGCGAGCCCATGCCCAGGCCGAGCCGACGTCGGTCACCATCGTCGGCACCTTCCAGTCCGAGCTCGGCTGTCCCGGAGACTGGGACCCGGCCTGCAGCAGCACGTCGCTGGAGCGCAACGCGGTGGACGGCGTCTGGCGCCGGCTCTACACCGTCCCGGGAGGTCCCCAGGAGTTCAAGGTCGCCCTCAACGGCTCGTGGGAGGAGAACTACGGAGCCAATGCCCGGCGCGATGGCGACAACCTCCTCTTCAGCCACACCGAGGACTTCATCGGCGTGAAGTTCTACTACGACCCGGTCACCCACTGGGTCACCAACTCCACGCTCACGCCCATCGCCGTGCTCGCGGGCTCGTTGCAGTCCGAGCTGGGATGCCCCGGAGATTGGGACCCGGCGTGCATGCTCACGTGGCTGAAGGACATCGACGGGGACGGCGAGCAGGCACTGCGCATCCCGTCCCTCCCCGCCAACACCTACGAGCTGAAGATCGCCCACCACGAGAGCTGGGAGGAGAACTACGGCCTGAACGGTGAGCGCGACGGGGCCAACATCCCCATCACCGTGCCCGCGCCAGGCCAGGAGATCGAATTCACGTACTTCAGCTGGAACCACGTGCTCGTGATCCACGTCGCCGCGCCGACCGCCACCACGCTCACCGTCTCGCCGAATCCGTCGCGCCTGGACGAGCCCGTGACGCTCACGGCCCGGGTCACGGTGACGGAGGGAGTGGGCGTTCCCACGGGGTTCGTGACGTTCAGGGTGGAGGGCGAAGAGCTGGACACCGTGTCCGTGGGGCCGGGCGGCGTGGCGACGCTGACTGTCCCGACCTTCCCCAGTGGAACGGCCGCCCTCAGCGCCGATTACCACGGCATCTACAATTTCAGCCGCTCGGTGCCCGTCATCCTCGAGACGGGGGAGCAGACGACGACGACACTGACCGTCACGCCGGGAAGCGCTACTGCCTACGGCGAGCAGGTGACGCTCGAGGCCACCGTGATGCGGGCGGCACCGGACACGGGGCCCGCGAGGGGTGATGTCGTCTTCCTGAGCGGTGACACGGTGCTGGGCTCCACGCCGGTGGACGACTCCGGGCACGCCTCCTTCTCCATCTCGACGCTGCGGGCGGGAGCGCATGTGCTCCATGCCTTGTTCTCGCCGCAGTCGCCGTTCATCCCCTCGTCCGACCAGGCCACGCACACCGTCAACCGGGCGGCGACCGAGGTCTTCCTCGGCTCGGACGGCGCGATGCGTCCGGTGGGACTGCCCATCACATTCACCGCGGTGGTGCAGCACAGCGGGCCTGCTCCGCGTCCCCCGTCGGGCAGCGTCAGCTTCCAGGCCGTCGCGGGTGGCGTCACGCAGGAGCTGGGGACCTCGGCGCTGAGCGCACAGGGCGAGGCCTCCATCGTCGTGAGCGGCCTGCCCATGGGCACCTACGCGGTGACTGCGACGTACTCGGGAGACGACGGGTTCCAGTCGGCCACGTCCGCCGTGTTCACGCAGGTCGTCACCTTCGTGCAGACGCAGACGGTCATCACCGTGTCGCCGGCAACCAGCGTCTATGGGCAACCGGTGGACATCCAGGTGGAGGTGCGGCCCGAGACCGCGGTGGAGCAGACGCCCTCGGGACAGGTCTTGATCCAGTCGAGCGACGCGGACGAGCCTGGGCTGGAGGTCTTGCTGACGCTCGACGCGGCAGGCAGGGCCAGCCTCCGCACGGCGCTCCCCGAGCCGGGTGAGTACTCGGTGGCCGCGAACTACGAGGGCGGCGGCGTCTTCCGCGGAAGCATGTCGAATGCGGCCTCCGTCACGGTCAAGCGCGGCGCATCGCAGGTCGCGCTGAGCTCTTCCCTGCTTCACTCGGACAGCGGCCAGGCAGTGACCTTCATCGCGCTGGTGGGCGCGGCGCCGCCGGCGGCTGGCACGCCGGGCGGGAGCATGACCTTCCTGGATGGGACGACTGCGCTCGCGACCGTCCCTGTCAACGCGCAGGGCGCGGCAAGCCACACCACCGCGACGCTGACCCCAGGGGAGCACGGCATCACTGCGGCGTACTCGGGTGACCCGCGCTTCGAGCCGAACACCTCGGCGGTGGTCGTGCAGGTCGTGAGCGCTCCCGAGCCGCAGGACGCGGGGCCGGGCGACCAGGATGGCGGCTCCGCGCCCGATTCCGGGTCGTCCGCGGACGGTGGCACCGGCGAGTCCGACGCGGGGCCCGGCGACGTGGATGCGGGACCGGCACCGGATGCGGGTGGCGGCGACACGGACGCGGGGTCGGCACCGGACGCTGGCTCAGGTGGCACGGATGCGGGCTCCAGTCACGAGGACGCGGGCTCGGCGCCGGATGCGGGCGGCAGCAACACGGACGCCGGCACGGGTGACACCGACGCCGGCCCCGGTAACACGGACGCCGGCCCGGGTGACACCGATGCGGGCACCGGTAACGAAGACGCCGGCAGCACGCCGGGCAACGACGCCGGCACCCAGGTTCCGGACGCAGGCACGGGATCCGGCAACGCCGACGCGGGAACCCCCGACGCGCCGGGCGACGAGACCGCCTCGGGCTGTGGCTGCGGCGCAGGCACCGGCGGCGGTTCCCCGCTGCTGCTGCTCGGGATGTGGATGGGCCTCACCGCCATCCAGTCCCGCCGTCGCTCCAGCCGACAGACGGGGGGCTGA
- a CDS encoding patatin-like phospholipase family protein, whose protein sequence is MPAEPSSTLHDSEVPEREAERDGEPGRGPVWGRLSPLALGVVAGNLLGGALSFGYLALRGKGARAGGEPRRNEGRRGRAPAGSRRVDSAAVSRRGKGGARAHRSATESAAQSRLIGSRDGRKRSLILVGGGMRVAWQAGAIRALTDAGVVFQHADGTSSGILNLAMLLAGQSPQEICHRWRTLAVKDFLTFAAPRKPVDLLDVEALGDAGALVQRVLPHLGVDAAAVRASKVLDGTFNVCDFARKVNEVIPHTRVDTDLLVAGVSPPILMPPVNRDGTLYTDSLWIQDGNLMEAVRRGADVIWVLWCIGNTPRYGRGLLQQYAHLMELSANGALFEQLERVREINERILAGEEVMGHRRPIAVHLVKPERPLPLDTDLYDGRVTAASLIDMGYSDTWRYLTVRGEQGLPLTPEMTLTTEPAADLTFRESLTGPFALGPTDPMAGALHPDARPLTIHLTIAVDDMDAFVSDVRHTARLVARLDYAPFGEDVPVRQGSFNIFQSREDPRIRLMNYGLRFAHEGREYFLEGTRAIRYTGASLWRDTTRLHCQLHEGPDARGPVVGAGMLTLGAGQILELISSMHPARRGSAGLSAMARFGRFFLGPLWDRYAPLARPGLARELAMETQGMAAPPPLA, encoded by the coding sequence ATGCCAGCCGAACCGTCCAGCACTCTTCACGACAGCGAAGTTCCCGAACGCGAGGCTGAGAGGGACGGGGAACCGGGCAGGGGACCGGTGTGGGGACGCCTGTCTCCCCTGGCGCTGGGCGTGGTCGCAGGGAACCTGCTTGGTGGTGCGCTGTCGTTCGGATACCTCGCGCTCAGGGGCAAGGGAGCACGGGCCGGTGGTGAGCCGCGACGTAACGAGGGCAGGAGGGGACGAGCGCCCGCCGGTTCGCGGCGCGTCGACTCCGCCGCCGTCTCGCGACGGGGAAAGGGCGGCGCCAGGGCACACCGGTCCGCAACGGAGAGCGCCGCACAGTCACGACTCATCGGTAGCCGAGACGGTCGGAAGCGCTCGCTCATCCTCGTGGGTGGCGGCATGCGCGTCGCGTGGCAGGCCGGCGCGATTCGGGCCCTCACGGACGCAGGCGTCGTCTTCCAGCACGCGGATGGCACGTCGAGCGGCATCCTCAACCTGGCCATGCTGCTCGCCGGCCAGTCGCCCCAGGAAATCTGCCATCGGTGGCGGACGCTCGCCGTGAAGGACTTCCTCACCTTCGCCGCGCCCCGGAAGCCGGTGGACCTGCTCGACGTGGAGGCCCTGGGAGATGCCGGCGCGCTCGTGCAGCGCGTCCTGCCCCACCTGGGCGTGGACGCGGCCGCCGTCCGTGCCAGCAAGGTCCTCGACGGCACCTTCAACGTCTGCGACTTCGCCCGCAAGGTGAACGAGGTCATCCCGCACACGCGTGTGGACACGGACCTGCTGGTGGCCGGCGTCTCGCCGCCCATCCTCATGCCTCCGGTGAACCGGGACGGCACACTCTACACCGACTCGCTGTGGATCCAGGACGGCAACCTGATGGAGGCCGTGCGCCGGGGCGCGGACGTCATCTGGGTGCTGTGGTGCATCGGCAACACGCCGCGCTACGGCCGCGGGCTCCTCCAGCAGTACGCCCACCTCATGGAATTGAGCGCCAACGGCGCCCTCTTCGAGCAGCTCGAGCGCGTTCGCGAAATCAACGAGCGCATCCTCGCGGGCGAAGAGGTGATGGGCCACCGTCGCCCCATCGCCGTCCACCTCGTGAAGCCCGAGCGTCCGCTCCCGCTCGACACGGACCTCTACGATGGGCGCGTCACCGCCGCCTCCCTCATCGACATGGGCTATTCGGACACGTGGCGCTACCTCACCGTGCGCGGTGAGCAGGGCCTGCCGCTCACCCCCGAGATGACGCTGACCACCGAGCCCGCCGCCGACCTGACCTTCCGTGAGTCATTGACCGGCCCCTTCGCCCTCGGCCCCACGGACCCGATGGCCGGCGCCCTCCATCCCGACGCCCGGCCCCTCACCATCCACCTCACCATCGCCGTGGACGACATGGACGCGTTCGTCAGCGACGTGCGCCACACCGCGAGGCTGGTGGCCCGGCTCGATTACGCGCCCTTCGGCGAGGATGTCCCCGTGCGGCAGGGGAGCTTCAACATCTTCCAGTCCCGCGAGGACCCGCGCATCCGGCTGATGAACTACGGCCTGCGCTTCGCACACGAGGGACGCGAGTACTTCCTCGAAGGCACCCGCGCCATCCGCTACACCGGCGCTTCCCTGTGGAGGGACACCACCCGGCTCCACTGCCAGCTCCACGAGGGCCCGGATGCCCGGGGGCCCGTGGTGGGCGCCGGAATGCTGACGCTCGGCGCGGGCCAGATTCTCGAGCTCATCTCCAGCATGCACCCGGCCCGCCGGGGAAGCGCGGGGCTGTCCGCCATGGCCCGCTTCGGGCGCTTCTTCCTCGGGCCGTTGTGGGACCGCTACGCGCCGCTCGCGAGACCGGGCCTCGCTCGCGAGCTGGCCATGGAAACCCAGGGGATGGCAGCTCCGCCGCCCCTGGCGTGA
- a CDS encoding metallophosphoesterase family protein, which produces MSETLNADVKAIPGRGPAPQPAAPPGRKMVCWFDPGVLAKAGVKSLLSATIGKQADRRLLDAVASPQPYFFDFTVDDAGRPRDELWLDYVADLGDGWDSTYAVALAVTRPELSLKDPTGTTHATQGGDVLVFGGDEVYPTASVDEYQARTVRPYEAAMFHGRQPPHLFAVPGNHDWYDGLVSFLRLFCQGRQSKAWRTHQRRSYFALKLPRGWWLLGTDMQLESDVDAAQVEFFENVAKKMGDGDRVILCNAEPEWIYQQVKPHAGREFLDNNIAFLEETVLGKKVSVFLAGDLHHYRRHENEEGRQKIVAGGGGAFLHPTHLPRVDSRPDGYVLQESFPTREVSQRLTWRNLGFLGHNPWFGVFTGILYALLGWGLAARLNGTGTSNSFISVLSGAIDYSGSMLMAALLVVGMVGFADGRRGPWWRRLAGGLHGVAHLLAALLLTWAASALSGVLVNGGDSLRRDVCSGLLLFAGGFAVGPTLMGVYLLISLNVFGCHPNEAFSSLAIPDWKNFLRLKIDREGQLTLYPVGIRRVPRAWKAGDTVREPEWVADPKDGGATAPELIEKPIVVGRTKAPPTKVGKGRTQHSRAGAFVPGDATS; this is translated from the coding sequence ATGTCCGAGACCCTGAACGCCGATGTGAAAGCCATTCCAGGCAGGGGCCCCGCGCCCCAGCCCGCCGCTCCGCCCGGGCGGAAGATGGTGTGCTGGTTCGACCCGGGCGTGCTCGCGAAGGCGGGCGTGAAGTCGCTCCTGTCGGCGACCATTGGCAAGCAGGCCGACCGCCGGCTGCTGGACGCGGTGGCCTCTCCGCAGCCGTACTTCTTCGACTTCACCGTGGACGACGCCGGCCGCCCGAGGGACGAGCTGTGGCTGGACTACGTGGCCGACCTGGGTGACGGCTGGGACAGCACGTATGCCGTGGCCCTCGCCGTCACGCGGCCGGAGCTGTCCCTCAAGGACCCCACCGGCACCACGCACGCAACACAGGGAGGCGACGTGCTCGTCTTCGGCGGCGACGAGGTGTACCCCACCGCGAGCGTGGACGAGTACCAGGCCCGCACGGTGCGCCCCTACGAGGCCGCGATGTTCCACGGCCGCCAGCCGCCGCACCTGTTCGCCGTGCCCGGCAATCATGACTGGTACGACGGGCTGGTGTCCTTCCTGCGCCTGTTCTGCCAGGGCCGGCAGTCCAAGGCCTGGCGCACGCATCAGCGGCGCAGCTACTTCGCGCTCAAGCTGCCTCGAGGGTGGTGGCTGCTGGGCACGGACATGCAACTGGAGTCGGACGTGGACGCCGCGCAGGTGGAGTTCTTCGAGAACGTGGCGAAGAAGATGGGCGATGGCGACCGCGTCATCCTCTGCAACGCGGAGCCCGAGTGGATCTACCAGCAGGTGAAGCCCCATGCCGGCCGCGAGTTCCTCGACAACAACATCGCCTTCCTCGAGGAGACAGTGCTCGGGAAGAAGGTGAGCGTCTTCCTCGCGGGAGACCTGCACCACTACCGGCGCCATGAGAACGAGGAGGGGCGACAGAAGATTGTCGCGGGCGGTGGCGGCGCCTTCCTGCACCCCACGCACCTGCCTCGCGTGGACTCACGGCCGGACGGCTACGTCCTCCAGGAGAGCTTCCCCACCCGCGAGGTGTCCCAGCGCCTGACGTGGCGCAACCTGGGTTTCCTCGGCCACAACCCGTGGTTCGGCGTGTTCACCGGCATCCTCTACGCGCTGCTCGGTTGGGGGCTCGCGGCGAGACTGAATGGCACCGGGACGTCCAACTCGTTCATCTCGGTGCTGTCAGGGGCCATCGACTACAGCGGCTCGATGCTGATGGCCGCGCTGCTGGTGGTGGGGATGGTGGGCTTCGCGGATGGGCGCCGGGGCCCCTGGTGGCGGAGACTGGCCGGAGGGCTCCATGGCGTCGCACATCTGTTGGCGGCCCTGCTGCTGACGTGGGCCGCGTCCGCGCTGTCGGGGGTGTTGGTGAACGGCGGTGACAGCCTGCGTCGAGACGTGTGCAGTGGGCTCCTGCTGTTCGCCGGGGGCTTCGCCGTCGGGCCCACACTGATGGGGGTGTACCTGCTCATCTCCCTCAATGTGTTCGGGTGTCACCCCAACGAGGCGTTCTCGTCGCTGGCCATTCCGGATTGGAAGAACTTCCTCCGGCTGAAGATAGACAGGGAGGGGCAACTGACCCTGTACCCGGTGGGCATCCGGCGCGTGCCCCGGGCGTGGAAGGCCGGCGACACGGTGCGCGAGCCGGAGTGGGTGGCGGACCCGAAGGACGGCGGGGCCACGGCGCCGGAGTTGATAGAGAAGCCCATCGTCGTGGGGCGGACGAAGGCCCCACCCACGAAGGTAGGGAAGGGGAGGACGCAACACTCGCGCGCGGGAGCGTTTGTGCCTGGGGACGCAACGTCCTAA